In Neovison vison isolate M4711 chromosome 11, ASM_NN_V1, whole genome shotgun sequence, one genomic interval encodes:
- the PYURF gene encoding protein preY, mitochondrial produces the protein MLSGACGCLALALRRPRVPPFAVARRCLHAAGSRPSADKSERSGDPPRAFDPALLEFLVCPLSKKPLRYEASTNELINEELGIAYPVIDGIPNMIPQAARMTHQSKKQEEMEQH, from the exons ATGCTGAGCGGAGCGTGCGGCTGTCTCGCCTTAGCGCTGCGGCGTCCACGCGTGCCGCCGTTCGCGGTCGCCCGTAGGTGCCTTCACGCGGCGGGGTCACGGCCGTCCGCGGACAAGAGCGAGAGGTCCGGGGACCCGCCCCGCGCCTTCGACCCGGCGCTGCTCGAGTTCCTGGTGTGCCCGCTCTCCAAGAAGCCGCTCAG ATACGAAGCATCAACGAACGAACTGATTAATGAAGAGTTGGGAATAGCCTATCCAGTTATTGATGGGATCCCTAATATGATACCGCAGGCAGCTAGGATGACACACCAAAGTaagaagcaagaagaaatggAGCAGCACTag
- the PIGY gene encoding phosphatidylinositol N-acetylglucosaminyltransferase subunit Y, translating into MFLSLPTLTVLIPLVSLAGLFYSASVEENFPQGCTSTTSLCFYSLLLPITIPVYVFFHLWTWMGIKLFRHN; encoded by the coding sequence ATGTTTCTGTCTCTTCCTACGTTGACTGTCCTTATACCATTGGTCTCTCTAGCGGGACTGTTCTACTCAGCCTCCGTGGAAGAAAACTTCCCACAGGGCTGCACTAGCACAACCAGCCTGTGCTTTTACAGTCTGCTCCTGCCCATTACCATACCTGTTTATGTGTTCTTCCACCTTTGGACTTGGATGGGTATTAAACTCTTCAGGCATAATTAA